The following proteins are co-located in the Haloarcula marismortui ATCC 43049 genome:
- a CDS encoding histidine kinase N-terminal 7TM domain-containing protein — MEFQFSWYLYTPLLSAAVSLLIAGVGVYYRDCTGSRSLVFLMVAIAWWSVMSVIELGATDLATKRLALKLMYPAIGAVPVAWLLFAIQYTGQTRLPTRKELAGILLGPVLMILLVWTNQYHGWFWSSMELAFQGSLLVSVTERGPAFWAWTAYAYVVMAVGTGLMLKLALFSGRVYRTQAIGLSLAALLPWGGNILYLTGVSSVFDLTKIGFVFSGVLLGGAVFRRQLLQVIPAAREIARDEIVASMKEAVIVVDERDVVIDLNPQAKAIIGTPGAAWIGRPLEDVLPGLIELRDSPTDDIPDRAEITVPVNGEERAYEVRQTPLHRGYGTVTGQLITLTDVTERKQREQRIERQRQRLEVVNRVLRHDIRNDMQVILGTTENLLKSQQAQPQLKRIKRKGEDIVTLSERARDLERFVGDGAVETTTVDLSAVVADVIADLERTYPDVEFRVERPDRAEVSAVDLIDSALRNVLENAAEHNDQSVPEVSVTVMGPTDDGDVTVAVADNGPGLPDREQEVIETGTEMALKHSNGLGLWIAYWTITTSGGTITFAENTPRGSVITIRLPSASAEQPKP; from the coding sequence ATGGAATTCCAGTTCTCTTGGTACCTATATACCCCTCTTCTCTCCGCCGCAGTTTCGCTTCTTATCGCTGGTGTTGGCGTGTACTATCGCGACTGCACGGGGTCTCGCTCTCTCGTTTTTTTGATGGTTGCCATCGCCTGGTGGTCGGTGATGTCTGTGATTGAACTCGGGGCGACCGACCTTGCAACGAAGCGCCTCGCACTCAAGCTCATGTATCCCGCAATTGGGGCCGTTCCCGTCGCGTGGCTCCTGTTCGCCATCCAGTACACGGGTCAGACTCGCCTTCCGACCCGCAAAGAGCTGGCGGGCATACTCCTCGGGCCTGTCCTGATGATCTTGCTCGTGTGGACAAACCAATACCACGGGTGGTTCTGGTCCTCGATGGAGTTGGCTTTCCAGGGCTCGCTCCTCGTTTCAGTGACGGAGCGGGGCCCCGCGTTCTGGGCATGGACCGCATACGCGTACGTCGTGATGGCTGTGGGGACCGGCCTCATGCTGAAGCTGGCACTGTTCTCAGGACGCGTCTACCGTACCCAGGCGATCGGACTCAGCCTGGCAGCACTCCTCCCGTGGGGAGGAAACATTCTCTACCTTACCGGCGTCTCAAGCGTATTTGACCTGACCAAGATCGGATTCGTGTTCAGTGGCGTCCTTCTGGGGGGCGCTGTTTTTCGTCGGCAACTGCTTCAAGTCATTCCTGCAGCCCGAGAGATCGCCCGGGACGAGATCGTCGCGTCGATGAAAGAGGCTGTCATTGTCGTCGACGAACGCGACGTTGTCATCGATCTCAATCCACAGGCGAAAGCCATTATCGGGACACCGGGGGCAGCGTGGATCGGCCGGCCACTTGAGGATGTGCTCCCCGGTTTGATTGAGCTCCGTGACTCGCCAACCGACGACATCCCAGACCGTGCCGAAATTACCGTGCCCGTGAATGGCGAAGAGCGAGCATACGAAGTACGACAGACACCGCTGCATCGTGGCTACGGCACAGTCACGGGACAACTGATCACACTCACTGATGTAACCGAGCGCAAACAACGTGAACAACGCATCGAGCGCCAGCGCCAGCGCCTAGAGGTCGTCAACCGCGTCCTCCGCCACGACATCCGTAACGATATGCAGGTCATTCTGGGGACCACTGAGAACCTCCTCAAATCACAGCAAGCCCAGCCACAACTGAAGCGAATCAAACGGAAAGGAGAGGATATTGTCACATTAAGCGAGCGGGCTCGCGACCTTGAGCGGTTCGTCGGGGACGGCGCAGTCGAAACTACGACCGTCGATCTCAGCGCTGTCGTTGCAGACGTAATAGCTGACCTCGAACGGACGTATCCAGACGTGGAGTTTCGCGTCGAACGGCCGGACCGGGCGGAGGTATCCGCCGTAGATTTGATCGACTCCGCGCTGAGGAACGTTCTGGAAAATGCGGCCGAACACAACGACCAGTCGGTCCCAGAGGTATCGGTGACGGTTATGGGACCCACAGATGACGGGGACGTTACGGTTGCGGTCGCTGATAACGGTCCCGGACTCCCTGACCGAGAGCAGGAGGTGATCGAAACGGGGACAGAAATGGCTCTCAAGCACAGCAACGGGCTGGGTCTCTGGATCGCCTACTGGACTATCACTACCTCCGGCGGAACCATCACGTTTGCCGAGAATACGCCACGAGGTTCGGTCATCACTATTCGCCTGCCATCTGCTTCAGCAGAACAGCCGAAGCCGTGA
- a CDS encoding protein sorting system archaetidylserine synthase (This PssA-like phosphatidyltransferase, along with a PssD-like decarboxylase, is required in Haloarchaea for the archaeosortase ArtA to replace the PGF-CTERM sorting signal with a C-terminal lipid anchor.), with protein sequence MGFEVRRRLSVADTVTLFNAVVGFVAGAIAFTDPHLAARLILLAVIADAIDGIVARNGDSSAVGPLLDSVTDVVSFGATPSLFLYVLLTDAYGGIESAHPAVFVGLALLASAYVVCSIVRTAFYSTYFDSPDERPGMPNTLGSIIIATAYLSGITNPLVLSVGALGLSLAMIAPFDYPKPGPKHAVPMGVVQAVAVVAPAALFRAGPRAMLAIALLFFALGPWFYPGE encoded by the coding sequence ATGGGCTTCGAGGTACGCCGACGACTCAGTGTCGCCGACACGGTGACGTTGTTCAACGCCGTCGTCGGGTTCGTCGCCGGAGCCATCGCCTTCACTGACCCCCATCTGGCCGCTCGGCTCATTCTGCTGGCGGTTATCGCTGACGCTATCGACGGAATCGTTGCCCGGAACGGCGACAGTTCGGCGGTCGGCCCGCTGCTTGACTCCGTGACCGACGTGGTTTCGTTCGGTGCGACACCGAGCCTCTTTCTCTACGTGCTGCTGACGGACGCCTACGGCGGTATCGAGTCCGCGCACCCGGCCGTGTTCGTCGGCCTCGCGTTGCTCGCTTCCGCGTACGTCGTGTGCTCCATCGTCCGGACCGCCTTCTACTCGACGTACTTCGATTCTCCCGACGAGCGGCCGGGCATGCCGAACACCCTCGGGAGTATCATCATCGCGACGGCGTATCTGAGCGGCATCACGAACCCGCTCGTCCTGAGTGTCGGCGCACTCGGTCTCTCGCTGGCGATGATCGCACCCTTCGACTATCCGAAACCCGGTCCCAAACACGCGGTGCCGATGGGCGTCGTGCAGGCGGTGGCCGTCGTCGCGCCGGCGGCGCTGTTCCGGGCCGGCCCGCGGGCGATGCTCGCCATCGCGCTACTGTTTTTCGCGCTCGGCCCGTGGTTTTACCCCGGAGAGTAA
- a CDS encoding DUF7127 family protein translates to MTSEQQLFDETPLRRFEYDDSVVFAADVGPAADASVDVVDGTVIVVADGHQYEQEIPAGDARAFINHGVLTIELSGSEGDY, encoded by the coding sequence ATGACTTCAGAACAGCAGTTGTTCGACGAGACGCCCCTCCGCCGATTCGAGTACGACGACAGCGTCGTGTTCGCGGCGGACGTGGGACCTGCCGCCGATGCGAGTGTCGATGTGGTCGACGGGACCGTCATCGTCGTCGCTGACGGCCACCAGTACGAACAGGAGATCCCCGCTGGCGACGCACGAGCGTTTATCAACCACGGGGTTCTCACTATCGAACTGTCAGGCAGCGAGGGAGATTACTGA
- a CDS encoding alpha/beta fold hydrolase has product MEQVDHDGRVTAYRRTQSAGTGPTALYVHGSGATHRVWGRQYAPSGPTHPAVALDLSGHGDSDDIDSGTGTTTLDAYADDVVAVGQETDADVLVGNSLGGAVAQWVALERDWTPEAIVLLGTGPELPVFDGLQEWLADDWDRAVEFLHERDRLFHDTGHEAASRSREQMAAVGQAVTRRDFMTCHGFDVRERLGEIDVPVLAVCGEHDKLTPRAYHETLAHEIPDGEVSFVPDAAHLAMVEQAETFNDLLKEFIKDAV; this is encoded by the coding sequence ATGGAACAGGTCGATCACGATGGGCGAGTCACAGCGTACAGACGAACACAGTCTGCTGGCACAGGGCCGACAGCGTTGTATGTCCACGGCAGCGGTGCGACACACCGTGTGTGGGGCCGCCAGTATGCCCCGTCCGGACCGACCCATCCCGCCGTCGCGCTGGATCTGTCAGGCCATGGGGACTCTGACGACATCGACAGCGGGACCGGGACCACGACACTTGACGCCTACGCGGACGATGTTGTTGCGGTGGGGCAGGAGACAGACGCGGATGTGCTGGTCGGCAATTCGCTGGGCGGGGCCGTCGCCCAGTGGGTCGCGCTGGAGCGGGACTGGACGCCCGAGGCGATAGTGTTGCTGGGGACCGGCCCCGAACTCCCGGTGTTCGACGGGCTGCAGGAATGGCTCGCAGATGACTGGGACCGCGCCGTCGAGTTCCTGCACGAACGGGACCGCCTGTTCCACGACACCGGCCACGAGGCCGCGTCTCGCTCCCGCGAGCAGATGGCGGCGGTCGGGCAGGCGGTAACCCGCCGCGACTTCATGACGTGTCACGGTTTCGACGTGCGCGAGCGACTGGGCGAGATTGACGTGCCCGTGCTGGCCGTCTGCGGCGAACACGACAAACTGACTCCGCGCGCGTATCACGAGACACTGGCTCACGAGATCCCCGACGGAGAGGTGTCGTTTGTCCCCGACGCTGCCCATCTGGCGATGGTCGAACAGGCCGAGACGTTCAACGACCTCCTGAAGGAGTTCATCAAGGACGCGGTCTGA